The proteins below come from a single Eucalyptus grandis isolate ANBG69807.140 chromosome 3, ASM1654582v1, whole genome shotgun sequence genomic window:
- the LOC120292000 gene encoding pectinesterase 3-like — MAKDEYGDFVTISEAGSAIPKRKKERTVIHVKEGECVENVNLGADCWNVMMHGDGMRRIIVSASKSHAEGCWWEGIYSQRPWGFRNPAEPEKFQTLALLLSTDQMIFCRCYVDAYQDTLYTYLGQRFYHDFLVMETIDFIFKKAMPCSKPAPNLQHPIEIAPWQVNSMRFWSWEDYSTAILLQLEMGGIVNPMGWAEWTPDVDPRNTIFHAEYQKSGLVSGPTS; from the exons ATGGCTAAAGATGAATATGGGGACTTTGTGACAATTAGCGAGGCAGGAAGTGCAATcccaaagaggaagaaagagaggacAGTGATACATGTGAAGGAGGGAGAGTGTGTGGAGAATGTAAATTTGGGGGCAGACTGTTGGAACGTGATGATGCATGGTGATGGCATGCGCAGGATCATTGTATCTGCCAGCAAGAGCCATGCGGAGGG GTGCTGGTGGGAGGGCATTTATAGCCAAAGACCATGGGGCTTCAGGAACCCGGCCGAGCCCGAAAAGTTCCAAACTCTAGCATTGCTATTGTCTACGGACCAAATGATTTTCTGTCGTTGCTACGTTGACGCGTATCAGGACACTCTCTATACGTATTTGGGCCAACGGTTCTATCATGACTTCCTCGTCATGGAGACCATAGATTTCATCTTCAAAAAGGCCATGCCGTGCTCCAAACCTGCTCCAAACCTGCAGCATCCGATAGAGATAGCTCCATGGCAGGTCAATTCAATGAGATTTTG GTCGTGGGAGGATTACTCCACAGCCATCTTACTGCAATTAGAGATGGGTGGGATTGTGAATCCCATGGGTTGGGCCGAATGGACCCCCGATGTTGACCCACGTAATACCATATTCCACGCCGAGTATCAAAAGAGTGGGCTGGTTTCAGGCCCAACATCATAG
- the LOC104437950 gene encoding pectinesterase/pectinesterase inhibitor PPE8B gives MVLTSMAPSPPRLASAAVIFLAFLCCLADSSPGSAPSDLLQRECLAVPTSQFLSSLRSTVEVLRQVSGIVSQFGTVFGDFRLSNAVTDCLDLLDFSSDELSWTISATQNPKGKHNSTGDLSSDLRTWLSAALANQETCRDGFEGTSGIVKSVVSGSLNQITSLLTRLLTMVHPSSGSNSAAAAAGGGKGPGRKLFNDSPQFPRWVKTKDRRLLLANGVAADLVVAQDGSSNFTKVEDAIAAVPDYGTRRFVIYVKKGVYRENVEIKKKKWNIMMIGDGIDATIISGNRNFVDGWTTFRTATFAVSGRGFIARDMAFENTAGPEKHQAVALRSDSDLSVYYRCAIRGYQDSLYTHTMRQFYRECRISGTIDFVFGNAAVVFQNCQILAKKGLPQQKNTITAQGRKDPNQPTGFSFQFCNVSADSDLAPFVNSTPTYLGRPWKLYSRTIFMQSYMSNAIRPEGWLEWNGDFALDTLYYGEFMNSGPGAGLTGRVTWPGFHVLNNTAQANNFTVAQFIEGNAWLPPTGVAYTAGLGI, from the exons ATGGTCCTCACATCCATGGCTCCCTCTCCTCCCAGGCTCGCCTCTGCAGCCGTCATCTTCCTCGCCTTCCTCTGCTGCCTCGCCGACAGCTCGCCGGGCTCGGCGCCCTCGGATCTCCTGCAGCGCGAGTGCCTGGCGGTGCCGACGTCCCAGTTCCTGAGCTCCCTCAGATCCACCGTCGAGGTGCTCAGGCAGGTCTCCGGCATTGTGTCCCAGTTCGGCACCGTCTTCGGCGACTTCCGGCTCTCCAACGCCGTCACCGACTGCCTCGACCTGCTCGACTTCTCCTCCGACGAGCTGAGCTGGACCATCTCCGCCACCCAGAACCCAAAAG GCAAGCACAACAGTACTGGGGATCTCAGTTCTGACTTGAGGACATGGCTAAGTGCTGCACTTGCAAACCAGGAGACATGCAGAGATGGGTTTGAGGGCACTAGCGGCATTGTCAAGAGTGTCGTCTCCGGAAGTCTCAACCAAATCACTTCACTACTCACACGACTCCTCACCATGGTCCACCCATCTTCCGGCTCCAactccgccgccgctgccgccggcggcggcaagggcccGGGGCGGAAGCTCTTCAACGACAGCCCCCAGTTTCCTCGTTGGGTGAAAACCAAGGACCGGAGGTTGTTGCTAGCGAATGGGGTGGCGGCGGATCTGGTAGTGGCTCAGGACGGGAGCAGCAATTTCACCAAGGTGGAGGATGCGATCGCGGCCGTGCCCGACTACGGGACGCGCCGGTTCGTGATCTACGTGAAAAAGGGCGTGTACCGGGAGAACGtggagatcaagaagaagaagtggaatATTATGATGATCGGCGACGGGATAGACGCCACCATAATCTCAGGGAATCGGAACTTCGTCGATGGTTGGACCACGTTCCGGACAGCAACATTCG CCGTCAGCGGCAGGGGGTTCATAGCCCGGGACATGGCGTTCGAGAACACGGCCGGCCCGGAGAAGCACCAGGCCGTGGCCCTCCGGTCGGACTCCGACCTGTCCGTCTACTACCGGTGCGCGATCAGGGGCTACCAGGACTCGCTCTACACCCACACGATGCGCCAGTTCTACCGCGAGTGCCGCATCAGCGGGACCATCGACTTCGTCTTCGGGAACGCGGCGGTCGTGTTCCAGAACTGCCAGATCCTGGCCAAGAAGGGCCTCCCCCAGCAGAAGAACACCATCACAGCCCAGGGCCGGAAGGACCCGAACCAGCCCACGGGCTTCTCGTTCCAGTTCTGCAACGTCTCGGCCGACTCGGATCTGGCGCCCTTCGTGAATTCCACGCCGACGTACCTAGGGAGGCCGTGGAAGTTGTACTCAAGGACCATATTCATGCAGTCTTACATGAGCAACGCCATTAGGCCAGAAGGATGGCTAGAGTGGAATGGTGATTTTGCCTTGGACACCTTGTACTATGGGGAGTTCATGAATTCCGGGCCCGGGGCAGGCCTCACCGGGCGGGTCACATGGCCCGGGTTTCACGTATTGAACAACACGGCGCAAGCAAATAACTTCACCGTGGCCCAATTCATAGAAGGGAACGCTTGGCTGCCGCCGACCGGAGTGGCCTACACCGCCGGACTTGGGATTTAA